From Pseudoalteromonas rubra, one genomic window encodes:
- a CDS encoding DUF294 nucleotidyltransferase-like domain-containing protein, producing the protein MQIEHFEIMQFLSAHPPFNELPKSAVQQLASEVEVGYYRAGSEILHYGESISDLYVVRAGSVEVYRRNGELYNRISEGGLFGQRGLLTNRKVRFPVMALEDTLVYCIPVSLFEAFCDEHEAFADFFEADDSGGLIQAVSDQADNNDLTTAKVKTLLLRELVSVELTRSIRDAAKLMTEEQVSALLIYDPSKPVSDDPEDDDGQIVGILSDKDLRIKVVAEGLDTHQPVATIMTRELTIVDSNAYVFEAMMMMLRDNLHHLPVVHKRRPIGVIALSDILRYESQSSLLFVKGIMEQQSVEDLAHYAQSLASVFVRLVNEDANSHMVGTAMSVIGRAIKQRLLELAEDELGAPPVPYCFIALGSMARDEQLIVTDQDNALILDDTFESGKHDSYFSALAKFVCDGLAQCGYKLCDGGIMATNPQWRLRASEWQTQFEDWIDNPKPEALLHSSIFFDLDGVYGHSQLASRLSELVAKKAKIAPRFLAAMANNALRRTPPLGFFKDFVLEQDGEHKHSLNIKRRGTAPLSDLVRVHALAIGSRKHNSFERLEDIKEAQLLPSGKVEDLEAALEYIATIRIRHQARKIEQGKQPDNNILPKRLSEFEQRNLKEAFAVLDKAQSYLKIRYQNKAILK; encoded by the coding sequence ATGCAAATAGAGCACTTTGAGATCATGCAGTTTTTGTCTGCACATCCGCCATTTAACGAGTTACCCAAAAGCGCTGTGCAGCAACTTGCCAGCGAGGTCGAAGTAGGGTATTACCGCGCAGGCAGTGAAATACTGCATTACGGGGAGTCCATCTCAGACCTGTATGTGGTGCGGGCCGGATCAGTCGAGGTATATCGTCGCAATGGTGAGTTGTACAACCGCATCTCGGAAGGCGGGCTGTTTGGTCAGCGAGGCTTGTTAACAAACCGCAAAGTTCGTTTTCCGGTCATGGCGTTGGAAGACACGCTGGTTTATTGCATCCCTGTGAGCCTATTTGAGGCATTTTGCGACGAGCACGAGGCGTTTGCCGACTTTTTTGAAGCGGACGATAGCGGTGGCCTGATCCAGGCTGTTTCCGATCAGGCCGACAATAATGACCTGACCACAGCCAAAGTAAAAACACTCCTGCTCAGAGAGTTAGTGTCGGTTGAGTTAACACGCTCAATTCGTGATGCGGCGAAGCTGATGACCGAAGAGCAGGTATCGGCGTTGCTGATCTATGACCCCAGCAAGCCTGTCAGCGATGACCCGGAGGATGATGACGGACAAATAGTCGGGATCCTGAGTGACAAAGATTTACGAATTAAGGTGGTGGCCGAGGGTTTAGACACCCATCAGCCGGTCGCCACCATTATGACCCGTGAGCTCACCATAGTTGACTCCAATGCCTATGTGTTTGAAGCCATGATGATGATGCTTAGAGATAACTTGCATCATTTGCCTGTGGTCCATAAACGCCGACCTATTGGCGTGATAGCGCTGTCGGATATATTGCGTTATGAATCGCAGAGCAGCCTGTTGTTTGTTAAAGGGATTATGGAGCAGCAAAGTGTTGAGGATCTGGCTCATTATGCACAGTCGCTGGCCAGTGTCTTTGTACGTCTGGTCAATGAAGACGCCAATTCACACATGGTTGGTACGGCCATGTCCGTGATTGGTCGTGCTATAAAGCAACGATTACTGGAGTTGGCAGAGGACGAGCTGGGCGCGCCGCCTGTACCTTATTGTTTTATTGCTCTGGGATCGATGGCACGTGATGAACAGTTGATAGTCACGGACCAGGACAATGCACTGATCCTCGATGATACTTTTGAGTCGGGCAAGCATGACAGCTACTTCTCAGCGCTTGCTAAGTTTGTTTGTGACGGCCTTGCGCAATGTGGCTATAAGCTTTGTGATGGGGGGATTATGGCCACCAACCCGCAGTGGCGGTTACGGGCTAGTGAATGGCAGACACAGTTTGAAGACTGGATAGACAACCCGAAACCCGAAGCCTTGTTACACAGCTCGATTTTTTTTGATCTCGATGGGGTCTATGGACACTCTCAATTAGCCAGTCGACTCAGTGAACTGGTGGCCAAAAAAGCGAAAATTGCTCCTCGTTTCCTTGCTGCGATGGCAAACAATGCGCTGCGCAGAACACCGCCGCTTGGTTTTTTCAAGGACTTTGTACTGGAACAAGATGGTGAACATAAGCATTCGTTAAACATCAAACGACGTGGAACCGCACCCTTATCTGATCTGGTACGCGTCCATGCCCTGGCTATCGGTTCGCGCAAACACAACTCGTTTGAACGACTGGAAGACATTAAAGAAGCGCAGCTATTGCCTTCTGGCAAGGTAGAAGATTTAGAGGCGGCGCTGGAGTATATCGCCACGATCCGAATTCGTCACCAGGCGAGAAAAATCGAGCAGGGTAAACAACCAGACAATAACATTTTGCCTAAACGGCTATCTGAGTTTGAACAACGCAATCTTAAAGAAGCCTTTGCAGTGCTGGATAAAGCCCAAAGCTATCTTAAAATTCGTTATCAGAACAAGGCGATACTCAAGTAA
- the htpX gene encoding protease HtpX yields MKRIVLFLITNLAVMLVLGVVLSIVMSVLGLSSRSYGGMLLIAGVFGFGGAFISLFMSKWIAKKSTGAYVIEQPRNESEHWLVQTVANQAKQAGIAMPEVAIYDSPEINAFATGPSKNNSLVAVSTGLLHNMTQDEAEAVLAHEVCHVANGDMVTLTLIQGVVNTFVIFIAKVLANLVDGFLNGDEEDNGVSWTYIIFDMIFQILFGILASVIVAYFSRQREFAADKGAAELVGAHKMRAALERLRNNHESQLEGSMMAFGIASGKSLSEMFASHPPLEQRIQALR; encoded by the coding sequence ATGAAACGAATCGTGCTATTTTTAATCACCAACCTGGCAGTCATGCTGGTGCTGGGGGTTGTCCTGTCTATCGTCATGTCTGTGCTAGGTCTGTCTAGCCGCAGTTATGGCGGTATGTTACTGATTGCCGGTGTATTCGGTTTTGGTGGTGCCTTCATTTCGCTGTTTATGTCGAAATGGATTGCCAAAAAATCAACGGGTGCCTATGTCATTGAGCAACCGCGCAATGAAAGTGAGCACTGGCTGGTACAAACGGTTGCCAATCAGGCAAAACAAGCGGGCATTGCAATGCCTGAAGTTGCCATTTACGACAGCCCCGAAATCAATGCCTTCGCAACGGGTCCAAGTAAAAACAACAGTCTGGTAGCGGTTAGTACTGGGTTACTTCACAACATGACACAAGATGAAGCTGAAGCGGTGCTGGCACATGAAGTATGCCACGTTGCTAACGGTGACATGGTCACACTGACCCTGATCCAGGGTGTCGTGAATACCTTTGTGATTTTCATCGCTAAAGTGCTGGCGAACTTGGTGGATGGCTTTCTCAATGGCGACGAGGAAGACAACGGGGTAAGCTGGACTTACATCATTTTTGATATGATTTTCCAGATCCTGTTCGGTATTTTGGCATCAGTGATCGTTGCCTACTTCAGTCGTCAGAGAGAGTTTGCTGCTGACAAAGGCGCGGCAGAGCTGGTCGGCGCGCACAAGATGCGTGCTGCCCTGGAACGTTTGCGCAACAACCATGAGTCACAGCTTGAAGGTTCTATGATGGCCTTTGGTATCGCCTCAGGTAAGAGTTTGTCGGAGATGTTTGCTTCTCACCCACCGCTGGAGCAACGTATTCAGGCACTGCGCTAA